The following proteins are encoded in a genomic region of Phaeodactylum tricornutum CCAP 1055/1 chromosome 1, whole genome shotgun sequence:
- a CDS encoding predicted protein, whose protein sequence is MGSEQSPLLLYSSLVKESAPQGIEQPCQTGAANNQDEVLNLQNPHARLSLSRSLSETWDSYYFILEKHPLLVKSITAFFILGGGDLCGQGLEHWRGTAQVFGIDWVRAGRFAIFGLIGAPWSHYYFHYLDYFLPPSEHPFSVTTALKLLIDQGIQAPALLAVIISALSILKGEVRHHFEVMHMLNFCFSSTGKLWIPASLVNLAFVKPTLRVLYVNVIFFVWTIILSVMLNQS, encoded by the exons ATGGGAAGCGAACAGTCACCACTTCTGCTCTACAGCAGTCTCGTTAAAGAATCAGCACCACAAGGCATAGAGCAACCCTGTCAAACAGGTGCAGCAAACAATCAAGATGAGGTCCTAAATCTGCAAAACCCTCATGCAAGACTTTCCCTATCGAGAAGTCTGTCGGAAACGTGGGATTCGTATTACTTTATTCTTGAAAAACATCCGCTTCTCGTCAAAAGCATAACCGCTTTTTTCATTTTAGGAGGCGGAGATCTCTGCGGACAAGGGCTCGAGCATTGGCGTGGTACCGCACAGGTTTTCGGCATAGACTGGGTACGTGCCGGAAGGTTTGCGATCTTTGGACTGATTGGTGCACCTTGGAGCCATTATTATTTTCATTATCTGGACTACTTCCTCCCACCATCGGAGCATCCGTTCTCGGTGACAACTGCTCTGAAACTGCTGATTGATCAAGGCATCCAAGCTCCTGCATTGTTAGCCGTTATCATTTCTGCGCTCAGTATACTCAAAGGCGAAG TGCGCCATCATTTTGAGGTTATGCACATGCTcaacttttgcttttcgagCACAGGGAAGCTATGGATACCGGCATCACTAGTGAATCTTGCTTTTGTCAAGCCAACGTTGAGAGTCCTTTATGTGAACGTCATTTTTTTCGTCTGGACCATTATTTTGTCGGTCATGTTGAATCAGAGTTGA
- the Fba4 gene encoding cytosolic aldolase (Fructose-bisphosphate aldolase, cytosolic), producing MLMVGPMFEKVLKADGFIAALDQSGGSTPKALRLYGISDDSYVEGEKSMFDKVHEMRTRIITSKAFDGDRILGAILFEDTMDRDIEGQSTGHYLWQKRNIVPFLKIDKGLASEASGVQLMKPIPGLDELLKRGKGNGMFGTKMRSVIKKANAEGIKAIVDQQFELAKEIIAAELIPIIEPEVDIHSEEKEECETILKKCILDHLNQLKSSDMVMLKLTLPSQQNFYKECIDHPQCMRVVALSGGYERERANEILSQQKGMIASFSRALTQDMKHGMTEDEFDEKLDQAIASIYKASKAG from the exons ATGTTGATGGTTGGTCCAATGTTCGAAAAGGTCTTGAAGGCCGACGGTTTTATCGCCGCCCTCGACCAGAGCGGCGGCAGTACACCAAAAGCTTTGCGATTGTACGGCATATCGGATGAT TCCTACGTCGAAGGCGAGAAAAGCATGTTTGACAAGGTCCACGAAATGAGGACGAG AATCATTACGAGTAAAGCCTTTGATGGCGACCGGATCCTCGGAGCCATTTTGTTTGAAGATACGATGGACCGCGACATCGAAGGTCAGTCTACGGGGCACTATTTGTGGCAAAAGCGCAACATTGTACCGTTCTTAAAGATCGACAAGGGGCTGGCCTCGGAAGCGTCCGGCGTGCAGCTGATGAAACCGATACCTGGCCTCGACGAATTACTCAAGCGGGGCAAAGGCAACGGCATGTTCGGCACCAAAATGCGGTCAGTCATTAAGAAGGCAAACGCCGAGGGAATCAAAGCCATCGTGGACCAGCAGTTCGAACTGGCCAAGGAGATCATCGCGGCAGAGCTCATCCCCATCATCGAACCGGAAGTTGACATTCACAgtgaagaaaaagaggagTGTGAGACAATCTTGAAAAAGTGCATCCTGGACCACTTGAATCAACTCAAGAGTTCGGATATGGTCATGTTGAAGCTGACACTACCGTCTCAGCAAAACTTTTACAAGGAGTGCATTGATCACCCACAATGCATGCGCGTGGTGGCGCTGTCCGGTGGATACGAACGCGAACGAGCGAACGAAATTCTGTCGCAGCAAAAGGGCATGATTGCGAGCTTTTCTCGTGCCCTCACGCAAGACATGAAACACGGCATGACGGAAGACGAATTTGACGAAAAACTCGACCAGGCCATTGCCAGTATCTACAAAGCTTCCAAGGCAGGTTAA